Below is a window of Saccharomonospora viridis DSM 43017 DNA.
GTCCCGAAGGCGGTGTCGCGCCCGAGGAGCGTGCCACGTTCGTGGAGGCGGGTGCGCGCTGTGTTCGGTTGGGACCGACGGTGTTACGGACTTCCACGGCGGCCACGGTGGCGCTCGGCGCGCTCGGTGCGCTGACTGCACGATGGGGGTAGGCCGAACGGGCGGTCGTTGAATAGAGCGAGCGACATAAGTCTTGTGTTTTCTTCGTGTTCTGCTTCGCAGGTGGCCTTGTGCCCCCTACGCTTGCCACACTTGCGCAGCGCGCGATTCTCGCGCGGGGCAAGGACCCGCCGGACACCTCCCCCTCGGTCCGGCGGAGCCGCGGAGGCGGGTGGAGTGACCCCCAGGCTGCACCGCCCCGCGGCGCCCGCGCCGGCGGGACGGGACAGAATGGACTCCAGGGTGGGACCACACCGCGACATACGACGCCGGGAGGGCTTGTGAGCGAGCGCGACGCCACCGAGGACACCACCGCCGACAACGGCTCAGAAACGTTGTTCGAGCGGATCATCGCCAGGGAGATCCCCGCTGACATCGTCTACGAGACCGACACCACGATCGCGTTCCGCGACATCAAGCCGCAGGCCGCCACGCACGTCCTCGTGGTCCCCAAGACCCGCTACCGGAATGTCGCCGAACTGGCCGCCGCCGATCCGCGGTTGCTGGCCGACGTCATAGCCACGGCGGGCAAGGTCGCGGAGCTGGAGGGGCTGGGCAACGGTTATCGAGTGGTGTTCAACACCGGTGCCGATGCGGGACAGACGGTGTTCCACGTGCACGCCCACCTGCTCGGTGGGGAACAGCTCGGTCCGTTCGGTCGTTACTCCCAATGAGGTGTGAGAAGCGGGTAAACTCCTGTGCCCCAACACGATCGGTGCTATTAGCATTGACGTGTCTGTCCTGTTGTCGACCAGCACGAACGTGCAGAAAGTAGGCCCGAGGCCACGTGGCCGGAACCGAACCGCTGCGATCCACGAAAGCCACAGCGCCCCAGGAACGTTCGGCGCAGTCGAAGTTCTCGATCCCCGATGCCGCCGTGCTCGTGTTGCTCGGCTCGGGGGATGAGAACCTGCGTGTCGCCGAGGAGCTGCTGGACGCCGACGTTCATGTTCGTGGCAATGAGGTTACGTTGACAGGGTCGGCCGGTGACGTGGCGTTCGCCGGGCGGGTGTTCGAGGAGTTGATGACTCTGGCTCAGCGGGGCCAGCAGGTGAGTCCTGACACTGTTCGTCGCACCGTGACCATGCTCTCGTCGGGGAGTTCCGACTCGCCCGCCGAGGTCCTCAGCATGAACGTCTTGTCGCGGCGCGGCCGCACGATCCGTCCCAAGACGTTGAACCAGAAACGGTACGTCGACGCCATCGACCAGTACACGGTGGTGTTCGGCGTCGGCCCGGCGGGTACGGGAAAGACGTACTTGGCCATGGCCAAGGCCGTGCAGGCGCTGCAGAGCAAGCAGGTCACGCGCATCATCCTGACCAGGCCCGCCGTCGAAGCGGGGGAGCGGCTGGGATACCTACCCGGCACGCTGTACGAGAAGATCGACCCGTACCTGCGGCCGTTGTACGACGCGTTGCACGACATGGTCGACCCGGAGTCGATCCCGAGGTTGATGCAGTCGGGCACCATCGAGATCGCCCCTTTGGCCTACATGAGGGGGCGGACGTTGAACGACGCGTTCATCATCCTCGACGAGGCCCAGAACACCACTCCCGAGCAGATGAAGATGTTCCTCACTCGGCTCGGCTTCGGATCCAAGATCGTGGTGACCGGCGATGTGACGCAGGTCGATCTGCCGAACGGGCAGCGTAGCGGGCTACGAGTGGTGCGTGAGATCCTCGAAGGCGTGAACGACCTGCACTTCTCCACTCTGACGAGTCATGACGTGGTCCGGCACAAGCTGGTGGGCGACATCGTCGACGCCTACGAGAAGTGGCAGGCGACGCAGGAGGGTGCCGACGAGGTTTCGGCGGCCGGTGGGCGAGGTCGTCGGTGAGTATCGAGATCGCCAATGAATCCGGGATCGACGTCGACGAGGCGTCGATCGTGTCGGCTGCTCGGTTCGCGTTGGACCGCATGGAGGTCAGTCCGCTCGCCGAGCTGTCGATCGTGCTGGTCACGCTCGACGTGATGGAAGACCTGCACGAGCGGTGGATGGATCTTCCCGGGCCCACCGACGTGATGGCGTTCCCCATGGACGAGCTGGAGGTGGGCCGTCGCCCCGACGCGGCGGAGCCGTCACCCGCACTGCTCGGCGACATCGTGCTCTGCCCTGCGTTCGCGAAGGACCAGGCGCGCAAGGCCGGACATTCCCTGCTGGACGAGCTTCATCTGCTCACCGTGCACGGGGTGTTGCACCTGCTCGGCTACGACCATGCCGAGCCGGAAGAGGAACGCGAGATGTTCGCTCTCCAAAACCGCATCCTGGCCGATTTCCAGGACATGCTCGCCGCTGCGCGGAAGCAGGACGTCCAGCGCAGCAGCGACGACCGGTTGTTGGGTGCGGCGGGACTCGACGGAAGGTCTGATTCGGAGACATCGTGACCTCTTCGGCCACCGTCTTGGTCGTGGCAGTCCTGCTCGTGCTGTTCGGTGGGGTCTTCGCGGCGGCTGATGCGGCCATCAGCACGGCATCGGTCGCGCGGGCCGAGGGCCTGGAGCGGATGGGGCGGACCGGGGCTCGGCAGCTT
It encodes the following:
- the ybeY gene encoding rRNA maturation RNase YbeY, with the translated sequence MSIEIANESGIDVDEASIVSAARFALDRMEVSPLAELSIVLVTLDVMEDLHERWMDLPGPTDVMAFPMDELEVGRRPDAAEPSPALLGDIVLCPAFAKDQARKAGHSLLDELHLLTVHGVLHLLGYDHAEPEEEREMFALQNRILADFQDMLAAARKQDVQRSSDDRLLGAAGLDGRSDSETS
- a CDS encoding histidine triad nucleotide-binding protein codes for the protein MSERDATEDTTADNGSETLFERIIAREIPADIVYETDTTIAFRDIKPQAATHVLVVPKTRYRNVAELAAADPRLLADVIATAGKVAELEGLGNGYRVVFNTGADAGQTVFHVHAHLLGGEQLGPFGRYSQ
- a CDS encoding PhoH family protein; translation: MAGTEPLRSTKATAPQERSAQSKFSIPDAAVLVLLGSGDENLRVAEELLDADVHVRGNEVTLTGSAGDVAFAGRVFEELMTLAQRGQQVSPDTVRRTVTMLSSGSSDSPAEVLSMNVLSRRGRTIRPKTLNQKRYVDAIDQYTVVFGVGPAGTGKTYLAMAKAVQALQSKQVTRIILTRPAVEAGERLGYLPGTLYEKIDPYLRPLYDALHDMVDPESIPRLMQSGTIEIAPLAYMRGRTLNDAFIILDEAQNTTPEQMKMFLTRLGFGSKIVVTGDVTQVDLPNGQRSGLRVVREILEGVNDLHFSTLTSHDVVRHKLVGDIVDAYEKWQATQEGADEVSAAGGRGRR